The following nucleotide sequence is from Flavimarina sp. Hel_I_48.
GTGGTTTGTTCTACCGCATCGGGCTCCAGGATTATAAAATCGTCGATTCGGTTGTAAAATGGATTTAAACCGAAGCTAAAATCCCCCACTGATCCATCAAGCGAAACACTGGCTTTATACGATTGCTCCTTATTTAACCGAAGATCGCCCAGTTCAATAATCGCTGCGGAATGGTGCAGACCATCACTAAACAATTCTGCAGGATTAGGTGCGCGTGACGCAGAACTCAGGTTTATACGTCCTGTCAAATAGTCGCTAAAAGTATATTTTGCACCCATGGTCGCTGAAAGGTTATTGTACTGAAAATCTGGTGTTGTGTACAGTTCATCACCTAAATCCTGTTGTACAATAGTTCCAAAATCCATATCATAACCGCGTTCTTCCCAGCGGGACGTTTGATAATATTTCTTGGCGTTGACCTGTATATAATCGTAACGAGCACCCGCGTTGAGAACCAGGTTTTCTGAAAGGTTATAATCCAGTGTGGCATAACCGGCCGCGGTGTACATGTCATAATCAGGTATCAACCTGCGCACGCCGGTATCTGGATTTGGAAAATTGACCTGATACATCGCCTCACCACCAAAATTTGCTGTAAAATCAGGATTAGAGTTCCACTCAAAGTTGGTATTTACCGTATGCGTGGTCAGTTCCAAGTCCAGCGAGGGTTTATCACGATCATCGCCACGTCTTATATCATATTCCTGTCTGTTGTTTAGCTGAAAGGAATACGTAAGATCCAGTTTTCCAGCATTTTCAAACTTTTTAAAAACATTGATCTTGGCCAACTGATGACTCACATCCTGTCGTGGCGCAGCAATATCATAGGTAAATGGCCGCACATAATTGGGCTCATTTGCATTTATCGCCGAGACCAGATCGCCTACACTTCCTATATGCGAAGCACGTAAAATGCCAATATTCGCATGATAATAGCTGTAATACGCCTCAAAACCGTAGGTGAATTTATTCAACCCCACACCTACTGAAAAGTCCTGTTCGCGGTTTCCGGTGTTGGAAAGCACGTAATCTGGCGCTTCCCGGTCTCCAAAATATTTCAGCGTTCCCTGACCGGTAAAGTGCAGTCCAGATTTGTACGCTTTCGTTAGGCTCGAAGTGGTTGAAGTACCACGGCCGTTGCTCATGGCCCCAAAAATGGTTTTCCCAAAAAGAGTGTCTTTTACTGGCGCCACCGCAGGATTTGTTACAATAACGCCCCCTACGGCATCTCCACCATAACGCAACGCGCCAGCGCCTTTTACCACTGTTACATTTGCCGCGGTATTAACATCCAGGTTAGGTGCATGCTCCACGCCCCATTCCTGATCTTCCATACGCGTACCATTATTGATGATAAGCACCCGGCTGCTATGTAGCCCTTGTATGATAGGCTTTACCACGGTACTCCCCGTATTTAATGAAGAAACACCGCTTACTTCTTTAAGCGCATCCCCCAGGCTGACACCACTAAAATTTTCCAGGGTTTCCGTTTTTAGGGATTCTTCAGCACTAGAGGTCGTTTCGCTATGGTATTTCTCACCTTTTAATGTCACTTTAGATAATTCCTCGGTATGATGTTCCAGCCGAAAATTTTGCGTTGCATGGTCATCAACATTTATGGTAAAGGTCTTTACCTCACATTCTGGGTGCGTTATGGTTACCTGGGCAGTACCAGCGCACAACCCACGCAAAACAAAGTTTCCGTCAAGATCAGTAACCTCGTAAATCTGCTGATTTTCTATACTGAGCACCGCACCCACAAGGATACTGCCATCATGAAAATCAACGACTTTTCCCGATAAGGTAAAATCGCATTGTTGCGCTTTTCCTGACCAACAAAGGAACAGGAAAGCGAAAAACTTAAAATAGTTCATCTAAAAAATATTTGGATATAAGAATAGGGTCATCAAAGCCTATTGCCTTGAATAACTGACTATTACTTAAAATTGAGAATTGAGGGAGTTACCCCTATATGGGAGATAAAAGCAAAGTGCTATCTAACAAACTGCCGGGGGCGCTTTATTGAGAAAAATCCCAAAGAGAGGTTCGGGACTAAGTGTATAGTTATACACCACAACAACCGGAGTGGCTGAAATGGGAGTCAGAGTAGGTTCAAAAACAACTTGCTGCGGTGGCAAGTACGTATCCGTATGCGATTGCGCGTGCGCTAACTGGCAAATGGTACAGTGATCCTGTACTTTTTTACTATCATGACTAAACTGGTGAAGATCTGCACATTTGAAAGCAAGCAACAGCAGTATAAAAAATACGCTGCCCCACTGCCTCACTTGTTGGCTATTGATCTTCATGCTCGCAAAATTATCTGAAGGAAACACACACACGCTAAAAAGAATGTTAAATTTTAAAATCATTTACCTTCAAAACACACTTTATTTTCAATAATTGCTGGCAATTTCATTGAACAACAGACGTTTTATAACTCAAAGCCAAAATATAAGAACATTTAGGAATTAAATATCATACCGATTAGAGCGTCAATAAACAGGTTTAAATTCAATAATCTTCGTTATATTGCGATTGCCTTTATGATAAAGGTAATTATTTTATCGATTTGTAATCATTAAGAGTCCAACTTCATCTACTGCCCTACTTGTATTCTCGCTTTCGGCGAAAGAAGAGGCATGCCGTAAAACGCTTAACAGTAGAAAAAATGCGAACGAAGTTGTTTTTGACGTTCTTATAAGCAAAACTGCTCAACTTGTTTCAGAAATTGGCCTGGACGTAGTCTGGATGGACGAGAGCAAACAAAAGGGTCCTAATTTTTCATCTCGCATTACGTATGCCTTTAAACAGCTTTTTGAACAGGGTTATAAAAATGTTATTTCTATTGGCAATGATACTCCTGGACTTGAGGTAGCGCATATAGAACGCGCAATAAAACATCTGGAAAAGGGCAAGGCGGTTATTGGCCCTTCCAGTGACGGGGGTGCTTATCTAATAGGGCTTAACCGTTCTCAGTTTGAGACTTCTGATTTTAAAAATCTACCCTGGCAAAAAGAGGAATTATGTTCTCAGCTTTGCGCAAATATCTTTACAAAAAATCACTCCCTGTTTTTTCTTGCTGAACTTAACGATCTTGATACTGCCGAAGACTTGTTTAACTTCGTCAACCAGAATCCCTATTCCCTTCTTGCCCTTATCAGCAGAGCGTATCCCGATCAAAATATTTCCCGTTTTGAGACTATAAAAGTTTTCTTTATAAAGCAAGCTTATTACGCTACAGGCCCTTTGCGGGCTCCGCCTCTACAAAGGGCTGCTTAGTCCCAAATAGCTTTTAGACTTGACCTATTCCATGATTCATGGGATATAGATTGTCATATCCATTTGTACTTTCAACATTTATCATTATTAAAATTCTATGAAAATAGTATTACTCGCCTGCTTGCAGTTATTTATTATAACTGCCATGGGTCAGGCCCAGACTTATACTACGCAAGTCGTTGACAATACTGGTTTACCGGTACCCTTTGCAACTGTAAACGAGGTAGGAACCCAAAACTTTACAACCACCGGTGAAAATGGGAACTTTACTTTGGAAACCGCGGCGAGCTCGTTTAAAATAAGGATTTCTTCCGTAGGTTTTGAAACGCTTACCCTAGCGGTAATCAATGAGAACCTACCGCAACAAATAAAAATGAATATCTCTTCGGAAGAGCTGGATGCCGTAGTGGTAACCGCTTTGGGAATAGAACGTGAACGCCTGGCACTTGCTTCTTCGGTATCTATTGTGGGCGAAGAAGAACTTACTGAAGTTCCCATGACCAACCTGGTGAACAGCCTGGCCGGGCAAGTGGCGGGAGTTCAGATCACTAATGGATCTTCTGGTGTGGGTTCTTCGTCCCGCATTATTATTCGAGGTGAAAATTCGCTCAGCGGAACGAATCAACCGCTTTTTGTGGTGGATGGTGTGCCCATTAGCAATGATCAAATAACCAGTGACCTGGTAAACGATGGCGCCCTGCAGGAAGTGGATTACGGTAATGGCGGCGCAGATTTTAGTCCAGATGATATCGCTTCCATTTCTATTTTAAAAGGAGCAGGTTCTGCTGCGCTCTACGGTTCGCGTGCCGCAAATGGCGTCGTTTTGATCACGACCAAAAGAGGCCGGCGCCAGCCCGGTTTTGGCGTAAGTACGAGCAGTACATTGACCATTGAAACGCTGCTTACCTTGCCTGATTATCAAAATAAATACGGTGGCGGCTCTAATGGTGAATATACTTTTCAAAATGGTATTGGTGCCGGGGTTAATGATGGCGGCATAAGCAGTTATGGCCCACGATTGGATCAGGGACAGCTGATCGCCCAGTTTGATAGTCCGTCAACAGATATCAATGGCAATCCGGTGCGGGGCGGTGATGTTATTGCGAGGACATTCCCTGATGGTTCTTTTACTGAAATTACCGCAACACCCTGGGTTTCCCGTCCTGATAATGTGCGTGATTTCTTTGATACCGGAGTTACCTATCAAAACAATGTGGCGATTTCTTCCGCAGGGGAAAATGGCAGCAGCCGACTATCATACACCAGCCTGCGCAATGAAGGTATTGTCCCCAATACTGATTTTGATCGTGACGGACTGGCTTTGAGCCTGGATCAGGACCTCAGCGACAACTTACGCGTTTCCACCTTTGTGAACTATATCAATACGCGCAGCGGTAACCGCCCCAATCTGGGCTACGGCTATGAAAATGTTTTATACGGTTTTAACTGGACCGGGCGCCAGACCAATATCGCCTCTATGCGCGATTATTGGCAGGCAGGCCAGGAAGGAAGGCAGCATTTTGATGTTAATTACCTGTGGTTGACAAATCCCTACCTAACTTTATATGAAAATACGAATAGTTTTAATAAAAACAGGGTGCTGGGCAATGTTTCCGCTACTTATGATTTTTCTGAAAAGCTGAAATTAACCGTGCGCGGCGGACTCGATTTTTACCAGGACAACCGCGCTTTTAAAAGGGCAAAGAGTACCAATAAAAATCCAGAGGGAAGTTATAGGGAGGATTACGTGAAATACCGCGAACTCAATAATGACGTGCTGCTTACCTATAAAGATAAATTTAATGAGGATTTTGAGTATTCGGTTTCTGCCGGTGCAAACCGCTTTGATCAGGATATCAGTTATTCTTATGCGGAAGCAAGTCAGCTCGCACTGCCGGACATCTACACTTTAGCCAATTCTAGAACGCCGCTAAAGGGCAACAGTCAGATTTTTGACAAACGTATTAATAGCGTATACACGTTTGGGACTATCGCCTATAAAAATCAGGTGTACCTGGATGCGACTTTTCGCAACGATTGGAGCAGCACGCTTCCCGATGGCAGCAATTCCTTCGGATATTATTCGGCAGGATTGAGTTATGTGGCTTCTAATATGTTTGAGATGCCAGAAGCGAT
It contains:
- a CDS encoding TonB-dependent receptor, producing MNYFKFFAFLFLCWSGKAQQCDFTLSGKVVDFHDGSILVGAVLSIENQQIYEVTDLDGNFVLRGLCAGTAQVTITHPECEVKTFTINVDDHATQNFRLEHHTEELSKVTLKGEKYHSETTSSAEESLKTETLENFSGVSLGDALKEVSGVSSLNTGSTVVKPIIQGLHSSRVLIINNGTRMEDQEWGVEHAPNLDVNTAANVTVVKGAGALRYGGDAVGGVIVTNPAVAPVKDTLFGKTIFGAMSNGRGTSTTSSLTKAYKSGLHFTGQGTLKYFGDREAPDYVLSNTGNREQDFSVGVGLNKFTYGFEAYYSYYHANIGILRASHIGSVGDLVSAINANEPNYVRPFTYDIAAPRQDVSHQLAKINVFKKFENAGKLDLTYSFQLNNRQEYDIRRGDDRDKPSLDLELTTHTVNTNFEWNSNPDFTANFGGEAMYQVNFPNPDTGVRRLIPDYDMYTAAGYATLDYNLSENLVLNAGARYDYIQVNAKKYYQTSRWEERGYDMDFGTIVQQDLGDELYTTPDFQYNNLSATMGAKYTFSDYLTGRINLSSASRAPNPAELFSDGLHHSAAIIELGDLRLNKEQSYKASVSLDGSVGDFSFGLNPFYNRIDDFIILEPDAVEQTTRGAFPVYEYRQVNARLFGIDVNARYRFDQHFDLDGSFSYVNGEDLTRNRPLIDMPAPNWTNTLTYRNEKMNNLTLGLRSQSVFEQKRFPDNDFTVEVLQDNGERVDQTVRVSQPPAGYNLFHFTSSIDFKVAQHSNLTLGLYVDNILDTNYREYLNRQRYYVDDLGRNFRIQLKFNY
- a CDS encoding DUF2064 domain-containing protein, with the protein product MKSPTSSTALLVFSLSAKEEACRKTLNSRKNANEVVFDVLISKTAQLVSEIGLDVVWMDESKQKGPNFSSRITYAFKQLFEQGYKNVISIGNDTPGLEVAHIERAIKHLEKGKAVIGPSSDGGAYLIGLNRSQFETSDFKNLPWQKEELCSQLCANIFTKNHSLFFLAELNDLDTAEDLFNFVNQNPYSLLALISRAYPDQNISRFETIKVFFIKQAYYATGPLRAPPLQRAA
- a CDS encoding SusC/RagA family TonB-linked outer membrane protein, producing MKIVLLACLQLFIITAMGQAQTYTTQVVDNTGLPVPFATVNEVGTQNFTTTGENGNFTLETAASSFKIRISSVGFETLTLAVINENLPQQIKMNISSEELDAVVVTALGIERERLALASSVSIVGEEELTEVPMTNLVNSLAGQVAGVQITNGSSGVGSSSRIIIRGENSLSGTNQPLFVVDGVPISNDQITSDLVNDGALQEVDYGNGGADFSPDDIASISILKGAGSAALYGSRAANGVVLITTKRGRRQPGFGVSTSSTLTIETLLTLPDYQNKYGGGSNGEYTFQNGIGAGVNDGGISSYGPRLDQGQLIAQFDSPSTDINGNPVRGGDVIARTFPDGSFTEITATPWVSRPDNVRDFFDTGVTYQNNVAISSAGENGSSRLSYTSLRNEGIVPNTDFDRDGLALSLDQDLSDNLRVSTFVNYINTRSGNRPNLGYGYENVLYGFNWTGRQTNIASMRDYWQAGQEGRQHFDVNYLWLTNPYLTLYENTNSFNKNRVLGNVSATYDFSEKLKLTVRGGLDFYQDNRAFKRAKSTNKNPEGSYREDYVKYRELNNDVLLTYKDKFNEDFEYSVSAGANRFDQDISYSYAEASQLALPDIYTLANSRTPLKGNSQIFDKRINSVYTFGTIAYKNQVYLDATFRNDWSSTLPDGSNSFGYYSAGLSYVASNMFEMPEAISFLKLRLSAASVGNDTDPYQNTQNFQFNQNYGSSFRVTNETVLKNADLKPERLDAYELGLEAWFLKGRIQLDASAYQNISKDQIISRPISSSSGFQNYNVNGGKVRTRGLELMLSGDILKGGDFGWQSSVNFSTFRSVVIELPEGVDQFVTGSANIFNGGSNAVFYIARENGRVGDMYGTGFVKIDGETLYANGFPVQDNTLRKLGNYNPDFSLGFNNNFSYKNIGLTILWDWRQGGTIVSRIKALGSTSGVLKETLVGRENRIVGDGVMNAGTAENPMYIPNDLSVSASSYYNNFYDRGNEESAVYDASYLKLRQVSIYYNFPSELTNSIGFSTIKVGIVGSNLLLFTENPHFDPELNALQERNIVYGVEDFSYPSTRNFGFSLKTQF